A genomic segment from Anabas testudineus chromosome 6, fAnaTes1.2, whole genome shotgun sequence encodes:
- the cav2 gene encoding caveolin-2, whose amino-acid sequence MGLEKEKLDTSIIMDEDEFNRSIEPILSKKGTVYSAAPDRDPNDINSHLKVGFEDVIAEPISAHSFDRVWIGSHAVFELVKFVFYRLLTTLLAVPMAFILGLVFGVLSCIHIWLVMPVIQSFLMLLPSVQIVWRSLTDMFIAPLFHSMGKSLSSIHVETTEN is encoded by the exons ATGGGTctggagaaggagaaactgGACACCAGCATAATTATGGACGAAGACGAGTTCAACAGATCCATAGAGCCCATTTTGTCAAAGAAGGGGACGGTGTATTCAGCGGCGCCGGACCGAGATCCAAACGACATCAACTCGCACTTGAAG GTTGGTTTTGAAGATGTCATCGCGGAGCCCATCTCCGCGCACAGCTTCGACAGAGTATGGATAGGAAGCCACGCCGTGTTTGAGTTGGTGAAATTTGTTTTTTACCGCCTGCTGACCACGCTGCTGGCCGTGCCTATGGCCTTCATCCTCGGACTGGTCTTCGGGGTGCTCAGCTGCATCCACATCTG GCTGGTGATGCCGGTGATCCAGAGCTTCCTGATGCTCTTGCCGTCAGTGCAGATAGTGTGGAGGAGTCTGACAGACATGTTCATAGCACCGCTGTTCCACAGCATGGGAAAGAGCCTGTCCTCCATTCACGTTGAAACCACAGAGAACTGA